In the genome of Variovorax sp. PAMC26660, the window GCCTGTGCTGGAACGATGCCGAAGTTTTCTTCGGCTAGTGCACGCGCTCTTCGATCGGTCCCACGCGATCGGGATAGAACGCCACGTGGTCCTTGATCTGCGCGACCGGCCCGTAGGGCGACTCGTAGGTCCACACTGCATTCACCGAGCGCTCGCCGCCGGCCGGAATGCTGTAGTAGTTGCATTCGCCCTTGTAGGGGCAGTAGGTTGCATGCGCCGTGCGCTCCAGCAAGGACATCTTCACGTCCTTGCGGGGGATGTAGTGCACGGTTCCGAAGTGCGCTTCGCGCAGTGTCAGCGCGTCGCGTGTGTCGGCGATGACGAGGCCGTCGACCGACACCACCACGCGCAGCGGATTGCGCGCAATGGCGATCGGGTGGTCGGGGCCGGGGGTCTTGATGGTGCGTTCGGGCGTGGCGAACATGGGCAAGCTCCTTCAGCAGGTCGGGGTGACGCAAGCATCGGCGGATGCGCATCTTGCCGCGATGTCGCGGCGGTTTGAAGTCCCCCCGAAATCGGCATGCTCGCGAAATGGTTAAAGCCCCGACCCCGTCGGATCGGCTCTGGAAGCCTTTCGGATTCATTTCATGCCTGCGCGAGCCCATTGGAGATCTCGCCGGGCAGCACGACTATCTCGATGTAGTGCTTCAGTTTGCAACAGGCACCGAAGTTCCCGGATGGGCCACCAGGCCGACGCGAACCACCGCCCGACCGGGGCTACGCAGCGCGAGGTGTAAGAACGGTGATAAAACTTTGCACGAACCCACCTGTGCCCATCGAAAGACCGAAGTGAAGAAGAACAAGCTCGCCACCTTCCTGCTCGCCAGCCTGTTCGCCTCCGGCGCCTG includes:
- a CDS encoding DUF427 domain-containing protein; amino-acid sequence: MFATPERTIKTPGPDHPIAIARNPLRVVVSVDGLVIADTRDALTLREAHFGTVHYIPRKDVKMSLLERTAHATYCPYKGECNYYSIPAGGERSVNAVWTYESPYGPVAQIKDHVAFYPDRVGPIEERVH